CCCAGTTCCCTGGCTACGCGGGAAACAGGTTTACTTTCATCTATCTTTTTTAACAGTTCGCTAAATTGAACACCCAGGTCAAATTGTAAATCTTCATGCAGTTTCCTATACTTATTAAGTGCAGAAATGGTAGTTCTCACAAAATAGGTTGCCAGCTTTCCAACATGTACATAAGCCGCAGATAAAACCGATTCTTTAAACAGAAGTGGCATCTCTAGTAATAAGCATATCCGCAACTCCACTTCAGTATTAATATCTTTGGTTACCTTATAATGATGGTTTATTTTACCATTTAATTTTCTCATCACTACCAAGGTATCTTTAGCAGAATACCTGTCGTTCCTTATGTATTCCGCGGCATTTTCAATATCAAGTTTTAAGCTTTCAAAACGATCTGTTAAGGCGCTTTCATCTTCCAGCAACTTAAAATGCAAATGTTCAGTCAGCACCTTATCTTTTGCAATCAACCGAAGCAATAACTTATCCTTTTCCTTTGATGGGATAGCCACAATGGCAAGTTTTAGGTCTTTATGCTCCTTTAATAGCATTTAGAAAGGATTGTCTTTTAAATACTTCTCCCAATTCCAGGCAGAAGACATCATCACATTCACATCCAATTCGGCTTTCCAGCCCAAATCACGTTCAGATTTTGTAACATCTCCCCATACTTGCTCCACATCTCCCTCCCGTCTCGCACCAATAGTGAAATCCAGTTTCTGTCCGGTAGATTTTTCAAAAGCATCAATAATTTGCAGTACAGAAGTGCCCGTGCCAGTACCAAGGTTAAACACCTCATAATTAGTTTCGGCCTTTTTACTTTCCAATCTTTTAATGGCTGCTACGTGGGCTTTCGCTAAATCCACCACGTGAATATAGTCTCTCACGGCACTACCGTCTGGTGTATTATAGTCGTTACCGTATACCGTAATTGCACCACGTTTACCAATAGCAGACTGTGTGATAAAAGGTACAAGGTTTTGAGGAACACCAATAGGTAATTCTCCAATTAATGCCGAAGGATGCGCTCCAACCGGATTAAAATAGCGTAGAGACGTTACGTTAAGTTCCGGGCTAACTGCGCAAATTTCCTGAAGCATTTCTTCTGCAATTTGCTTTGTATTCCCATATGGAGACTCTGCCTTTTTTACCGGGGCACTTTCAGTTACTGGCAAGACATCAGGCTGTCCGTACACTGTACATGAAGAGGAGAACACAAAGTTAGTTGCGCTATTGAATGCCTTAAGCAAATTTAACAATGAATAGAAGTTGTTTCTGTAATATTTTAAAGGATGTTGAACTGACTCACCCACTGCTTTAAAGGCTGCAAAATGAATCACTCCAATAATTTCCGGATGTGCAGCAACAAAAGCCAATACTTTAGCTTCGTCACATAAATCCAATTCTTCAAATTCGGGTGTCATACCCGTTATTGTATTAATTTGATTAAGAATCTTAGGACTTGAATTGGAAAAATCGTCCACCAAAATTACTTCATATCCTGCATTGTGCAATTCAACTACAGTATGAGAGCCAATAAATCCGGTTCCACCGGTTACTAAAATTTTAGACATATCTATTTGTTGTAGGTTGCAAAATCCTTATGCTGATTAAAAATAACCTCCTCAGGCAAAGATTTGAAGTATTCATAAGTAATTTTTAAACCTTCTTCTCTGCTT
The nucleotide sequence above comes from Pedobacter sp. MC2016-14. Encoded proteins:
- the galE gene encoding UDP-glucose 4-epimerase GalE — encoded protein: MSKILVTGGTGFIGSHTVVELHNAGYEVILVDDFSNSSPKILNQINTITGMTPEFEELDLCDEAKVLAFVAAHPEIIGVIHFAAFKAVGESVQHPLKYYRNNFYSLLNLLKAFNSATNFVFSSSCTVYGQPDVLPVTESAPVKKAESPYGNTKQIAEEMLQEICAVSPELNVTSLRYFNPVGAHPSALIGELPIGVPQNLVPFITQSAIGKRGAITVYGNDYNTPDGSAVRDYIHVVDLAKAHVAAIKRLESKKAETNYEVFNLGTGTGTSVLQIIDAFEKSTGQKLDFTIGARREGDVEQVWGDVTKSERDLGWKAELDVNVMMSSAWNWEKYLKDNPF